The Medicago truncatula cultivar Jemalong A17 chromosome 4, MtrunA17r5.0-ANR, whole genome shotgun sequence genome includes a region encoding these proteins:
- the LOC112421039 gene encoding uncharacterized protein, with the protein MDPFDIEAYKQKRDIEDTYIVNRFIQRRKKLEEGSGSRSRKYLNRDHAAANQRLIDDYFANEPTYDDAMFRRQYQMQKHVFLRIVGDLSITDNYFTQRVDAANKEGISLLAKCTTAMRMLAYGVAADAVDEYIKIGGTTALECLRRFCKGIIRLYEEVYLRAPNQDDLQRILHVSEMQGFPGMIGSIDCMHWEWKNCRKAWEGQFTRGDNGTTTVILEAVASHDLWIWHAFFGCPGTLNDINVLDQSPVFDDVEQGKAPRVNFFVNQRRKDIERAFGVLQARFKIIREPARLWDITDLGIIMSCMKIVSQLPARILCKFHNSTARLKK; encoded by the exons ATGGATCCTTTTGATATCGAAGCCTACAAACAAAAACGTGATATTGAAGACACTTATATCGTCAACCGATTTATTCAGCGTCGAAAAAAATTAGAGGAAGGTAGTGGATCTCGtagtagaaaatatttaaatagagATCATGCAGCGGCAAACCAAAGACTCATTGACGACTACTTTGCCAATGAGCCTACATATGACGATGCAATGTTTCGTCGTCAGTACCAGATGCAAAAACATGTTTTCCTTCGAATCGTTGGAGACCTTTCAATTACTGATAACTACTTCACCCAGCGAGTTGATGCCGCCAACAAAGAAGGTATATCACTGTTAGCAAAATGTACCACAGCAATGCGAATGTTAGCATATGGTGTGGCAGCAGATGCGGTCgatgaatacatcaaaataggaggTACTACAGCATTGGAGTGCTTACGTAGATTCTGTAAAGGAATCATACGATTGTATGAGGAAGTGTACCTGAGAGCACCAAACCAAGATGACCTTCAAAGAATACTACATGTTAGTGAAATGCAGGGGTTCCCAGGGATGATCGGGAGTATTGACTGCATGCACTGGGAGTGGAAAAATTGTCGTAAAGCATGGGAAGGTCAATTCACCAGGGGGGATAACGGAACCACCACAGTTATTCTTGAAGCAGTTGCATCTCATGATCTATGGATCTGGCATGCCTTTTTTGGATGTCCAGGAACGTTGAACGATATCAATGTTCTAGACCAGTCACCGGTGTTTGATGATGTGGAACAGGGAAAGGCTCCACGGGTgaatttctttgtgaatcaac gTCGGAAAGACATCGAACGTGCTTTTGGAgtgcttcaagctcgatttaaaatcatcCGTGAACCAGCTCGCTTATGGGACATAACCGATTTGGGTATCATCATgag CTGTATGAAGATTGTTTCTCAGCTTCCAGCCCGAATTCTCTGCAAATTTCATAACAGTACAGCAAGGTTAAAGAAGTGA
- the LOC120579895 gene encoding glutathione S-transferase T3-like, translated as MGYPSQTPPFNGYMPMVNENFQSVGEYPKFSSQINRGGMTRDNEVAPTPEDTTPNSKRNQQPSWNTEQNLVLINGWIKYGTCSVVGRNQTSEAYWGKIAEYCNEHCSFDSPRDVVACRNRFNYMNKLINKWVGAYDSAKRMQGSGWSEDDVLTKAQELYACGKNVQFTLKEE; from the coding sequence ATGGGAtatccatctcaaacaccccCATTCAATGGTTATATGCCAAtggtgaatgaaaattttcagagTGTTGGTGAATATCCTAAATTTTCATCGCAAATAAATCGTGGTGGAATGACACGAGATAATGAAGTTGCTCCAACTCCAGAGGATACAACTCCTAATAGCAAGAGAAACCAGCAACCATCATGGAACACTGAACAAAATTTGGTGTTAATTAATGGGTGGATAAAATATGGAACATGCAGTGTTGTCGGGAGAAACCAGACCAGTGAAGCATATTGGGGTAAAATTGCTGAGTATTGTAACGAGCATTGCTCATTCGATTCTCCGCGCGATGTAGTTGCATGCCGAAaccgttttaattatatgaacaaattaataaataaatgggttGGTGCTTATGATAGCGCTAAGCGTATGCAAGGAAGCGGTTGGtcggaagatgatgttttgACAAAAGCCCAGGAATTATATGCATGTGGGAAGAATGTtcaatttactttaaaggaagaaTGA
- the LOC25491878 gene encoding splicing factor-like protein 1: MEALDSNPPPLNDNPQHQSETLIPQNGINGTTTTDNNDSRPLIPNQLLSENGLTGGNTRSGTDKDQSGGEEETTSKRRRRSRWDPQPDSNDQNGEAATGTKKRKSRWADDEPKPVIQLPDFMGGIEFDPEIQTLNSRLLEISRMLQSGLPLDDRPEGARSPSPEPIYDNMGIRINTREYRARERFQKERQEIISQIIKKNPAFKPPADYRPPKLQKKLYIPMKEYPGYNFIGLIIGPRGNTQKRMEKETGAKIVIRGKGSVKEGRLQQKRDLKPDPSENEDLHVLVEADTADALEAAAGMVEKLLQPVDEVLNEHKRQQLRELAALNGTIRDEEYCRLCGEPGHRQYACPTRTSTFKSEVVCKHCGDGGHPSIDCPVKGATGKKMDDEYQNFLAELGGTVPESAIKTTSTLAIGSGSSGSNPPWANNSGSGGSTPQAGLGAGAVKKEIDDTNLYIGYLPPTLEDDGLIQLFQQFGEIVMAKVIKDRITGLSKGYGFVKYADITMANNAIVAMNGYRLEGRTIAVRVAGKPPQPVVPPGPPASAVPTYPVQSQPIGAYPSQQYTGGGPIGNAPPGSYGGTPVPWGPPIPPPYNPYAPPPPGSTMYPPMHSQPMPPYGVQYPPMPTGPPGATPPPPASGEMQQNYPPGVQSDNNSSTQSVPTNMYGNTMPSMPPAAPPTYPASYGYPPPPYYNAVPPPPPPPAPTSDQSHSIANAPWASNHSAPPPLSSADQSQSIGNVPPPMPPPNSSAEKTSYGADSEYEKFMAEMK; the protein is encoded by the coding sequence ATGGAGGCTCTCGATTCCAATCCACCACCGCTCAACGATAATCCACAACACCAATCCGAAACCCTAATCCCCCAAAATGGCATCAACGGCACCACCACCACCGATAACAACGATTCACGTCCACTGATTCCAAATCAACTTCTCTCCGAAAACGGTTTAACCGGCGGCAACACCCGAAGCGGAACCGACAAAGATCAATCAGGCGGAGAAGAAGAAACAACAAGCAAACGCCGCCGTAGAAGTCGATGGGACCCACAGCCAGATTCAAACGATCAGAACGGCGAAGCCGCCACCGGGACGAAGAAAAGGAAATCCAGATGGGCGGATGACGAACCGAAACCGGTAATTCAACTTCCTGATTTCATGGGTGGTATTGAATTTGATCCTGAAATTCAAACATTGAATAGTAGATTGCTTGAGATTAGTAGAATGTTGCAATCTGGTTTGCCATTAGATGATCGTCCTGAAGGGGCTAGATCTCCTTCGCCTGAAcctatatatgataatatgggGATTAGGATTAATACTAGAGAGTATCGTGCTCGTGAGAGGTTTCAGAAAGAGAGACAAGAGATTATTTCTcagattattaagaaaaatcctGCTTTTAAGCCACCTGCTGATTATAGACCACCAAAGCttcagaagaagctttacatACCGATGAAAGAGTATCCGGGTTATAATTTTATTGGGCTTATAATTGGGCCAAGGGGGAATACTCAGAAGAGGATGGAGAAGGAGACTGGTGCTAAGATTGTGATTCGGGGTAAAGGGTCGGTGAAAGAAGGGAGGTTGCAGCAGAAGAGGGATTTGAAACCGGATCCGTCGGAGAATGAGGatttgcatgttttggttgAGGCGGATACGGCTGATGCACTTGAGGCTGCGGCTGGTATGGTGGAGAAGCTATTGCAGCCTGTGGATGAGGTTTTGAATGAGCATAAGAGGCAGCAACTTAGGGAGCTTGCAGCTTTGAATGGGACAATTAGGGATGAAGAGTATTGTAGGTTGTGCGGTGAGCCTGGGCATCGTCAGTATGCTTGTCCTACAAGGACTTCGACGTTTAAGAGTGAGGTTGTTTGTAAGCATTGTGGGGATGGTGGTCATCCTAGTATTGATTGTCCGGTGAAGGGTGCTACTGGAAAGAAGATGGATGATGAGTATCAGAATTTCTTGGCTGAGTTGGGTGGTACAGTTCCTGAATCTGCGATTAAGACAACTAGTACTTTGGCAATTGGTTCGGGCAGTTCTGGAAGCAATCCTCCTTGGGCTAACAATTCTGGTTCTGGTGGTAGTACACCACAAGCTGGATTAGGGGCTGGTGCAGTTAAAAAGGAAattgatgatacaaatttgtacatTGGGTATTTGCCACCCACTCTTGAGGATGATGGTTTGATCCAATTGTTTCAACAATTTGGTGAGATTGTTATGGCAAAAGTTATTAAGGATCGAATAACAGGTTTGAGTAAAGGATACGGGTTTGTGAAGTATGCTGATATCACAATGGCAAACAATGCAATTGTTGCCATGAATGGTTATCGCCTTGAGGGTCGAACTATTGCAGTGAGAGTTGCTGGTAAGCCTCCTCAGCCTGTTGTACCTCCAGGCCCACCTGCATCGGCTGTGCCCACTTATCCTGTTCAAAGCCAGCCAATTGGTGCCTATCCATCCCAACAATATACTGGTGGTGGTCCCATTGGGAATGCTCCTCCTGGGAGTTATGGAGGTACTCCTGTCCCATGGGGACCTCCTATTCCTCCTCCCTACAATCCTTATGCTCCTCCCCCGCCTGGATCAACTATGTATCCTCCTATGCATAGTCAACCTATGCCTCCATATGGTGTTCAATACCCACCCATGCCGACAGGTCCCCCTGGTGCCACTCCCCCACCCCCGGCTTCTGGTGAAATGCAGCAGAATTATCCTCCTGGGGTGCAGTCTGATAATAATTCATCTACTCAGTCTGTACCGACCAACATGTATGGTAACACAATGCCTTCAATGCCACCAGCAGCTCCACCAACATATCCTGCCTCTTATGGATATCCTCCTCCACCTTACTATAATGCAGTTCCTCCACCACCTCCCCCTCCTGCCCCTACTTCAGACCAATCACACAGCATTGCAAATGCGCCTTGGGCCAGTAATCATTCCGCCCCACCTCCTCTTTCGTCTGCAGATCAATCCCAGAGCATTGGAAATGTGCCTCCACCTATGCCTCCTCCTAACTCATCGGCAGAAAAGACGTCATATGGAGCTGATTCTGAGTATGAGAAATTCATGGCAGAGATGAAATGA
- the LOC25491879 gene encoding uncharacterized protein, with protein sequence MGGNVDSGSSGSKRSYEDSVGSSAHPMGRETAKKKGKKKSKDETLEKVEKEWVQFKELKEQEIEQLKELTLVKQQKNKLLQEKTEAKKMKMYLKLSSEEHLDDRKIELLGKLERELLEK encoded by the coding sequence ATGGGAGGAAATGTTGACTCAGGAAGTAGTGGATCTAAGAGATCTTACGAGGACTCTGTAGGATCTAGTGCTCATCCAATGGGTAGGGAGAcagctaaaaaaaaaggtaaaaagaaaagcaaggaCGAGACATTGGAGAAGGTGGAAAAGGAGTGGGTTCAATTCAAAGAATTAAAGGAGCAAgagattgaacaattgaaagagtTAACCTTGGTGAAACAACAGAAAAACAAGTTGCTGCAAGAAAAGACTGAagctaagaaaatgaaaatgtatctaAAGTTAAGTTCCGAAGAGCATCTCGATGACCGGAAGATAGAGCTGTTGGGGAAGTTGGAGCGTGAGCtgttagaaaaataa